Part of the Oncorhynchus kisutch isolate 150728-3 linkage group LG2, Okis_V2, whole genome shotgun sequence genome, TTTGTGGGCCATTACACCCATTGGGTATAAGACCATTACAATATgagttattttattttcagaaGGATTTGCATGAttccgggtggtgcagtggtctagggcaaaCAAAGcttaacagaggtggaagtgtaTCACCACCAACCCTCGCCTTGTATAACTGTGTTATTGCAGCCATGATGATAATCCACTGTTGATCTACCCTGGACTAAACTGCTTCAAAACCAATAAAGCACTGAAAGGTTCAATAATGGTCTCCACACAACACAGACCAATATACCAGTACCACATAGGGACACTTAATCTCATTGGACTCTCAGTCACACCACAGCTGTAAAGAGGTTAGTTATTCCAGAGATTTTCTTTCTGATAATAAATGTCAGGTTTGACTAAAAACCTTCTCTGACAATACATTCCACTTCGTGTTTTCGCGCCACCGCTCTGTGCATCTGAGCACATAGTggtctcctctccagtcctcagCTTTTTGACTTTCTACAGTAATGTATCCTCCCcgacgtcgtccgggttagggagggtttgactggtagggatatccttgtctcatcgcgcactagcgactcgtgtggcgggccgggcgcagtgcacgctacccaggtcgccaggtgcacggtgtttcctccgacacattggtgcggctggcttcggggttggatgcgcgctgtgttaagaagaggtgcggcttggttgggttgtgtttcagggggcgcatggctttcgaccttcgtctttcccgagcccgtacgggagttgtagcgatgagacaagatagtagctactaacaattggatacaacaaaattggggagaaaagagggtaaaattcaacaacaaaaaaaagaaaaaaagattcaacaacagacataaactgaacaagttccacagacatgtgactaacagaaattgaataaggTGTCCCtgaacaacaggcctacaagccttcagtccagcctctctccgcctattgcggacagtctgagcactgatggagggattgagaattcctggtgtaactcgggcagttgttgttgccatcctgtacctgtcccgcaggtgtgatgtttggatgtaccgatcctgtgcaggtgttgttacacgtggtctgccactgcgaggacgatcagctgtccgtcttgtTTCCCTGTCGCGTTGTCTTAGTTGCCACaaagtacggacattgcaatttattgccctggccacatctgccttcctcatgcctccttgccgcatgcctaaggcacgttcacgcagatgagcatggaccctgggcatctttcttttggtgtttttcagagtaagcagaaaggcctctttagtgtcctaagttttcataactgtgaccttaattgcctacctgcctacctgttcGTGTCTaaatgaccattccacaggtgcatgttcattaattgtttatgggtcattgtttatgggtcattgaacatgcatgggaaaccgtgtttaaaccctttgcaatgaagaactgtgaagttatttggatttttatgaattatctttgaatgaGTTCAtgtattgaacttccatcctctcaggccaggggtaCATACAATGTacgaattaatggttggatcagaattgccactataatcattggccagtaaggAGTATTAAGTAAaatcacaagtccaaatccccatctccatccatggctaatttaggaaagggataATTttggctagctagccaccggaggacaacaacacaacgagatgcaacatttcaagttgtttctgtcactGACATATGTTCTCAATGTGATTTGATCGGAGTTACGGCAAAATCCAAACGGGCTTCCCTTTACCCTTGTTTATGTGCTCCAGGACTATTCCCAGTTGAGCTCtttcagtttagctcaacgctgattggcaaaTTTGTTGTACTTTTTTATCAACGGAGGCCAAATCCTTTCTtacttcccttgcattcaatgctatgggcGGCAAAAATGTCATACTTGTTTGGACCAGACAACATCAGATAGATGACCtacacgtagagagacagaggggcgctgtttcgctcgctcggatgctttctccggtgagatacattcagcctcttgacGAAAGATAAATTATGTTCGattttttcattttcttttcTGTATATTTTTTGGGGAAAGCCTGGCTTCCGTTGGcctccatgaatacacgccactatTGGCAAACAGCAGATGGCAGAGTGCACCAAAGTGGGTTAGGGTCTCATGGCATACCCAATGAACGCTCTGGGCTCGGGCCTATTCCGTATGATACTCAGGGAGGACACGCCATGGACTCAGACTTGGGGGGCTTCATGCGGGCCGAGCACTTCCCGACTCCAGCAAAATCATATTACTCTGGACTCCGGCCAATGGTACTCGGGCTAAGTCCATTTCAGCTTATCCGGCCGATTACTTTTTTAGGAGTAGGGCCATTTGAGGATTTTATCTGGCAGGGGATCAATACACATTTTTTCAAATGAAGAAATGTGATATACTTAAAGTCATCAAATTTGCTAGGTCGTTAGCAAGCAAAAATGTGTGACTGTCTGTCGACCTATCAGAGATGGTCCTTAATTTAGAGAATCTCTGATGTCATAAATGCTTTTGATTTTACTACAGTTGAAAAGTGCCCATTCACTTCCATAACATTAGTTCCAGGCTACCAGCATGTAAGATAAACATGTACAATAACACAGGATACCTTCACTAAAATGCACTGCCGTTAAAATGCAGTAAAACTGCAGTACAATGAAATTATGAAATCATGTCAAGCAACAACATTCCATACGGCCATCCATTGGGACAGAGTGCCCAGTAggctacacaacaacacagctcGAATACAAGGGCAGTTTCTCGAAACGtacaaaaaaaaaggaaaatattTGATTGCTAAGTGGTAGTCCTTGTTCTCCTGCATTCTTGTTTTCCTTTTGTAAGTAAAGCGGCGGTTTGTTGGGGAGAAGAACGGCAAAGAAAgttttgctagctaacgttagctctcTAGATAATTCTGGTAATACATGGTAAGTTTTAATTTGTACTTTTCTTTACTAACGTTTTGACATGTTGCTTAGCCATATATGCTTAGTTAAAAacaatacatgtgtgtgtgtgtgtgtgtgtgtcagtggtgtgtattcatggatgccaaggagAAAGCATCTGAGGGAGCGAAACAgaacccctctgtctctgtaggcCATctatgtgatgctgtctggtcaaaaagagtatgatattgttgccgcctgtagcactgaatgcaagggaagccagcgagcatttagCCTAccttaataaataaaaatgatacaATAAGAGCCAATCCACGTTGAGCATAAcagagtgagctcaactgtgaatggtcctagCACACCAAATAAAATTGTCAAGGGAAGCTAGtaacaccaatcacatcacatcagaaGCCAAACGTCATCGACAGAAAAAAAAACGTGTGTTATTGTACCCCAATGGCTAGTTACAGTGGCTAgcaaaattgtccctttcctaaattagccatggatggagtgTAGGGATTTGGACTTTTATTTAATTatctgtactggccaatgattataacagtgATTCTGTTCCAatcataaattcatacattgtgcctctGGCCTGAGACGATGGAAGTtccaatatgtagctagatgtagtaggctaatgttaactagttgGCTAATCGTTGTCAGTTGTTCCAATTTTTCTTGTTTACTATTCtcgtggggacttctggtccccacaagaatagttaaacacttccgcagacacacacacacacacacacacacacacacacacacacacacacacacacacatacacacacacacacacacacacacacacacacacacacacacacacacacacacacactcgcacagagagagaaatcagtaccatggacagccaatTGATATTTTGTTTACGTTGATTGAACTAAATTGTTATTggaatcttttagttgtcactgtattagacttaAGCATACGTGATTTGATGCTGTTGAAATgctgaagttgaaatggtgctggaatagtggagggagatttagggttagaattaggtttagtgttagctttaggggttagggtcaagAGTTAgcagttaggagttaggagtgtGGGAaaggtaaagggggatacctagtcagttgtccaaccgAATGTATTCAActcaaatgtgtcttccgcatttaacccaaaccctctgaaCCAGATAGGCGCTGGGGGCTGCCTTAATAATCGATATCCACGTCTTCggtgcccagggaacagtgggttgactgccttgctcaggggcagaaataAGTTACGGGtgaggttaaggtttagggttaggtttagggttagggttaagggaaaataggattttgaatgggaatcaattgtttggtccccacaagaatagtaaaacaaatatgtgtgtgtgtgtatgtgaatgggagaaagagaaagaaacagagatagaTGATCATCACAAAAACTTTAGAAAACATTGTCATGTCAACGCTGTGATGctacctgtgtgtatgtgtttgtatgtgtgtgtgtgtgtgtgtgtgtctgtgtgtgtgtgtgtgtgagagagagaaagatacagtatatatatacacacatatatatatatatatacacatatatatatatatatatatatatatatatatatatatatactgtatataaatgtacagtggggagaacaattatttgatacactgccaatttttgctaaggagtggctccgtaagaagcatctcaaggtcctggagtggcctagccagtctccagacctgaacccaatggaaaatctttggagagagctgaaagtccgtattgcccagcaacagccccgaaacctgaaggatctggagaaggtctgtatggagtaGTGGggcaaaatccctgctgcagtgtgtgcaaacctggtcaagaactacaggaaacatgtgtgcaaacaaaggtttctgtaccaaatattaagttctgcttttctgatgtatcaaatacttatgtcatgcaataaaatgctaattaattacttaaaaatcatacaatgtgatttttctggatttttgttttagattccgtctctcacagttgaagtgtacctatgataaaagttacagacctctacatgctttgtaagtaggaaaacctgcaaaatcggcagtgtatcaaatacttgttctccccactgtgtgtatatatatatatatatatatatatattattttttttagagagagagagagtgtgtgagatgGTTGATGAATACAAATATAGGAAACATTGATTGGGTGTGTGAGACAtggtgtcgtggaaatttccttaattaccaaatgatgagagagcaaatcacacaccagtcagagttatgcttaatcttcacctttaataataattaagcttttgcaatagcattttgactttcaacagttcagtatctctaatgaaaagttgagagtggtCCACATAATggcaaatgggatcctttatagcaaagatccacccccctagacgacatgacaaaccacaggtcttaggaacttacacaaagaaatactttacttcagagaggaatatcccctagccagacagagttggctataaattatcgttcagtttggtctcctaaacaaagctcttatcttgtccttggtacaaaatggtaccaagacattacccccaccctatgatatatatcaaattgtcatttagatacaaccaattctaaatacaactaatcctggacaagctcacggagaggagagtgaggcttTAGGTCAAGATAGGGGCAACaatagagggagcatagaatgattccagacactgccatcctcctctccccgatgggaaaagtagggagtgactggcacacagacacagtggagcaaaatatatgtttacacatgatgacaccttgacctctcccctctctgcggcccaagcaacttagtcctgacagagaacagataactgccaatggccaccactattgtacaacaaaatacattcttatgagaaataactcataagcatatcatgaaaataaaacatcctatctatgttacccaactaattctgattaatCCCCAACATGCCCCTCTCAAGGGACTAAGTCCCTTCTGAAGAATCAGAATAGTAACATGGTACCTTGAGTAGTTGCAGAGTATATAATACAATTAAAAATCCATAATCAAGATTTAAAGATAATAAAGAATCAAATCCCTTCAATGTAAGTATTCACCCTTCAGAAACTGAGTTTACAATGGTTATACCATAATACAGACTTGCACCTGTTTAAACATATAGAATAATACATTTgttgagtaaaaataaaaaataaaacatataaATGCTCCCAAAATTACAAGAGAACCCGTGTCTAAACACAGGCATCATTACAACCTACAGGACAGTCATCCCTCTAAGTCCTCATGCTTAGAATTGGGTTCCCCACTATCAGAGATATAGTCAGGAATAGGGAATGGGTCAGGGAAATCATTCATATACAGTGAACCCTCTCTATCTACACTGTCCAGTGAGAATATTTCACTGTGTTCACCTGATTGTTGTCCATCAATCTCAGATTCCTCATCTACACCTACTTCATTTGCAAGCAAGGGCATAGTAAGAACAACATCAACCACTTTATTAAACAATTTCTTCACACAAATGATAATTAGCAACAGAGCAATCAGTAATATTAGACCATAGATGAACCAGTGGAAAATGGTCGCAGCCCAAGCACCAAACACTGACTGAACCCATCCTAACGGATTCCAGTTGATGTCAGGCTGGTGTTCCCTTTCGAGAACACCCCTAAGCTCTTTCAAATGTTCCACTACAATAGTCAAATTGTCATCTCCCTGGGGTATAAATGTACAACAGTGATCTCCTATAATTTGACACACCCCTCCTTCACGTGCTAGCAACATGTCAAGTGCCACCCTATTTTGTGTTGCCATGAGTTGAGTGGCTTGTAATTCTGGTCTTATCATAGAAAACCCTGCAGTGGTCAAATTTACCAGGGATTCCAAATTATATCCTAGCCTATCCAACTCATGTGCATTCTCCGATGCCCCATACCAGGGGATTAAACCACGGCAGAACTTTTCCAATTTTGAGGATCGTCGAGAGTCACTAGGGACATTATTGTATTGCGAGATGTCCCTCTTAATTAGTCTTAACCTGCTTGGAATAGAGGAATTAGTTTTATGCATTACCACAAGGGAGATGTTTAGTTTACCAAAAATACAGCACCCTGTCCAATTTGTGGGTAGGTAGAGATAAGCTTTATCACCACAAATCCAATAATGATCAGTAAATGTTGCCGAGCCAAATTGATGAGGAGAACGATTGTCAGTTTCAGCATCAATAATGGTGTGTCCCACCCTCAGTCTAATGGGGTATCCAGAGCTGCATGTTCCCTTCTTCCAGCTACATCCTATTGGGAAAACACTATAATTGACACATGTTGACATTCCCAGATAGGATTAATTCAATTGTGGTATGGAAATATTGCTTGGATTGTGACAATGACAGGTCCTAAATGGGGTTCGCCGGGGTTGGACTTGAATAGGTTCTGGTACAAGGGATCTAGGTTCTAAGATTATTCTACTACACCAATGTGAACAATCAAATCCCCCCCGTAAATCTTTTGTTGATGACAAATTACCATTAATGCATTTATCCCTCACTGTTCTACCTAGTGAAGGTTGACCCCCTGTGTTCTAATTGGACAAGAGCGCCTCTAGTGCACATAGAGTGTCTTTAATGCTGACCTCTActgaatactgtaagaatggggAGATCGCTGAATGTGGAAACAAGCTACATACATAACAGGAGGTATTTCCTAACATCAGTTCAGTCTTTACTGTATAGTTAAGCAGTGACCACCAAGTGTTTCCCATGTGATTCCTACTATGATGCTCATCCAGTGGATACATTGACCTTCTTCTTCTTTCGATATGGGAGCGGCTATTGTTTGCTGGACTCCTGTCCTGAGCCTGCCGTTGGCTCGAGCTGGAGTGGCTGTTATTTAAGTCCCGCAGTCAAGTCCGTACCATGTTGTCTTTACAGGACCGGTTGTCCTTGAGTCACTGTCCATATGGCAACTGTAATGAGAAGGCTCAAGACCAGAGCAAGAAACATGATGCGTAGAGTCTTGGCCTGATCCTCCCATCTAGTCGGTGACTTCTGGCATCTCTGGTCCTCCATCCTCAGGGTCTGGTGGGCAGTATGGCACCTTCCTGCAGTGATTGGCGTGGATCCAAGTAGACCTCTCAGCTACGCGAACAGCAGTGGGGGTAATCAGCATCACCTGGTATCGTCCAGTCCACCTCTGCTGGTTCCAATGCTTTCGTCTCAGGTCTTTCACCACCAACCAGTCACCTGGTTGCAGTTTGTGCAGGATCCCCACCAGTGGCTGGGGTAGAGCCGCTTTCACCCTGGGGAAAATAGCCTTCAGAACATTGTTTAGAGCAGTACAATAACTTACCATGTCATCGTCACAGCCCATCAGTGTCAGCTTGTTCTGTGGGAAGGGAGAATTAATCATCCTCATTGGTCTACCTGTCAGAACCTCATGAGGAGCCAATCCAGTGGTTCTGTGGGGCCTCCCTTGCATGTACATCAGAGCCAGGGGGATCACAGTGACCCAAGAAAGCCCCGTCTCTGCCATAAGCTTCACCATCTTAGATTTCAGCGTTTGATTAGCGCGTTCAATTAAACCACCGGATTGTGGCCTATAGCTACAATGGGACCTGAGGTCTATCTGCAGACAAGTTCTGTATCACCAGGTTTACAAAGTGGGAGCCATTGTCGCTGGTTAATTTAGATGGTAACCCCCACCTTGGGATGGTAACCCCCACCTTGGGATGATCTCCCTAAGGAGATTCTTGGCTACTGCCATAGCAGTGGAATGTCGACATGGGAATGCCTCTACCCACTTGGAGAAGGCATCCACTATCACCAGACAATATTTGTAACCTTGACAAGGAGAGAGTTCAATAAAATCCATCATTATAAGTTCAAATGGTCCTTCAAGGGTCGGATGAGCCGACAGTGGCATGGGAATACCTCTTCCCATGTTGTTAGTCATACAAATCACACATTTTGCACAAAATTGTTCAGCAAACACAGAAAACCCAGGTGCAAACCAAAATGTATTTACAAAATCAACAACTCCCCCCTTTGACACATGATCTCTTCCATGTGACAACTTAGCTAAGTAGGGGAAACATGAACGTGGCAAGACTGGTAGCCTAGCTGGGCCAAGCCAGAGTTTCTGCACCTGGTCATATGTACATAGTCGTTTCCACTTCTTCAACTCAACAGGACCTACAGAGGATTGCAAGTCAGAGATATCAGTGGGAGAGAAGAGGTTACTATCAGGAAGTAAAACCATCTGTAACACAGGGGTCTCCAAGGAGACAGCTGCTGCCTTAGCTGCCAAGTCAGCCATAGCATTATCTTTGGAGACAGGGTCGGAAGAGTTAgcatgagcaaggcacttacaAACAGCAATTTCAGAAGGGAGCAAAATAGCTTTTAGCAAGTTACCAGAGGAGGTCAGGAAGCCGCGCTGTTTCCACAGAGTACCAAAATCATGGACCACACCAAAGGCATAACTGCTATCTGTATAGATTGTAGCAGACTGGCCTTTAGCTAATATGCAAGCTCTAGTGAGTGCAAAGAGTTCTGCTGCTTGAGCAGAAAGGTGGGAGGGTAATTTAGCACTTTCCAGTGTGGTTGAGGCAGTAGTAACCGCATACGCAACCAATGGTTCTCCTTTCTCAGAACGCTGAGCAGAGCCATCTACAAACAGTTCCAAATGTGCATTTTGCAAAGGGACATCAGTTAAATCCGACCTTGGTTTAGAGACAAGCTCCAACAGTTCAGCACAGTCGTGCGGCTCTCCATCATCCTCGGTGGGCAACAAAGTAGCAGGATTTAACACAGTGCACCTCTTCAGGGTCACATGACACATTGTCAGAAGAACATTCTGATAATGGAGCAGTCAAGCTGGTGTTAGATGGGCCGTCTTTGCCTGTGAAATAAGAGGATGTACAGCATGAGGGTGGTACCGCCCCCAACAGTGTAGTAACATTAGGAACCACCGGGACACAGGCAAAAACTGCATCGTTCACAGGCTTTAAGTCCTGGACAAATCTCCAATCACCTGAAGGTTTTCTAACAGGCAAGATAGGGGTGTTACAGGGTGATTCTGGACAGGGAATTAAAGCACCATTAGCTAACAAGGATGCATGAACAGGTGTAATACCTGCTATTGCCTCCTTACTGAGTGGATACTGTGCTCTAGACGGGCGCCTGGTATCTTTAGGAGTGACTACCATTGGCTCAGCTCCCTTTATTCTCCCAAAATCATACTTGTCCCTTGCCCATAGGCATTCAGGGACCCCTCTCAGGAGGGGTGAGTCTTCACTCAACAACATGATATTGGTAGAAAAAGAAACCTGATCAACACCATGCACACCCCTCTCAGTTGGTGTTCCCCAACTGAGTGGGTAACAACTTGTCAGTGTGCTGGGTGAATAAGTTGACCTATCAGGGCGCATCTCCCAGTCTGTAGCATCAACCAAGCATTTCATCCAAATTCCAGTATCCACCCATTCTACTCTGTCTGATTTTGCCAGGGACACATGTGGTGCGCTATCCTCAAACAGCTAGAGCTCTTTCTGTGCAGGGGTTAGATTAACCCCTAAAGCACAGAAATCACTGCTACAGTATATACCCTCACACTGCACTGACTCATTCTGTAATGTATCACAGCCATTGTTTCTCATAATGGAGATCTCTTGTCAATGGTGAAAAATGGGAGGTGCAATGTAAGCCTGCTTCAGACATGAAACTGCCCTCGTGGCCCCAATGGGTTTTGGCCATTGAGAAAACACGAGCAATATTGGGCACCTCATCATCAACATCCCATGCAtaaaaccagtcataacactcaGACATTAACATCAAttgctccccctcttcctcctcttcctcatgaaTAACAGTTAAACCGGTTCGGCCACATGTTATGTTGATGCCCAGTTTACACAGGAGGTCCCTGCCCATCAGATTGACAGGACAGTGGTCAGAGTAGAGAAATTGATGTTGACACTTCTCCTCACAAAAGGAGACAGGCAGAGGCATAGTTACCTGCTCTCTGAGTGGGAGGCCTGAAGCCCCTATAGTTTTGACTATTTCATTAGACATGGGAGGTTTTATCATAGCCTTGCAGTTAATGACAGACATAGCAGCCCCAGTATCAACAAGAAATATTAATGACTCACCATTGACGCAAGCCTCCACTGTTGGCTCTACTCTCGGAAGGGTGTGACACTTTAAAAACGAATGCTCTTGTTGCTCTGAGGATTTTAGCACAACTGTCCCTGTCTTCTCATCATGTCAAtactcctcctcctgtccctgtCCTGGATTGTACAGGGTCGTCTGTGCCGGCGGCCCCGTCTGCCAGGCTCCAGTTTGTCATCTGCCTGGAGGGACTCCTTGTGGTCCCCACTGTTGCTGTTGCTGGACCCCGTGAGGTGGCCCGACCTGCCATTGCTTGGGAGGTGGCTGCCACGTCTGTTGTTGGAATGGGGCTGTCCATGCATGTgctccttttcctcctcttcttgccCCCTCCTCTCGGGCCCCTCTTCTCGGTCCGCCCCTGTCTTTATTCCTCTGCGGATTCGTTGGCTCAGAGCAGTCAGCAGCAAAATGACCCGGCTTCCCACAGTTGTAGCACCTGGACACTCCACCCCCTCGTCCTGTCCCTGCTGGGGCTGCTCCCTGGTAAAACGTCATCTGGGCAGCCTGTAGTTTCTGTGTCTTTACTTTTTCTTCCTCCTGAGTACTTTGTTGTCTCTCAGCATGCTTGCAGTGCTGTACCACCGTTGCTAATGGCTCAGTCTCCCAACAGCTTTCTCCAGGCCCGGTGTCAGACCCCTCACCAGGGCGTCTTTCAGCAGATCCCCATATGCATGTTCGTTTGGTCTGACACCGCTGTGTAGCCTGAAACAGGTCTTAAGTCTCTTTCTGAAAGCCTCCAGGCCCTCATCTTTCTTCATAGTGCATTCTCTGATAGCAGTCCAGTCAGTCTTAGTTGGATACATCGCCACAATCCTGGCCAGCAGCGCCGTTATCTGGTCCTGATATGCGCCATTCTCAGCCCATAGGTAGTTGCAATCAAACTGTCCCTGTACATCCGCCCACCTGAGTCCCAGTTTCTTTTTACAGATATGGGCTATCTCAGCAGCAGATGGTTTGTACTGACCCACTAATACCCTCATCTCTGCTGAATATTTCACAGCGTCCTTACTTGGGTCTGGTAGGTCCTCTACAATGTCTTTGATTTCATCATGTCTCCACGTCCTCTGGACATACACAATGGGGTTCCATGCTGCGGCGGCAGCAGCATTAGCATCATCAGGTCGAGGCTGAGGGTTAGGACAGGCCATCAGAGGGTATTGATGATACATGTCTGATGCTGGGTCGTATGGGAAGGGGGTAGAGACACGCCTCTCTGTCCTGGCCCGTAGACGGCCCTTCAA contains:
- the LOC116354760 gene encoding syncytin-2-like → MSTCVNYSVFPIGCSWKKGTCSSGYPIRLRVGHTIIDAETDNRSPHQFGSATFTDHYWICGDKAYLYLPTNWTGCCIFGKLNISLVVMHKTNSSIPSRLRLIKRDISQYNNVPSDSRRSSKLEKFCRGLIPWYGASENAHELDRLGYNLESLVNLTTAGFSMIRPELQATQLMATQNRVALDMLLAREGGVCQIIGDHCCTFIPQGDDNLTIVVEHLKELRGVLEREHQPDINWNPLGWVQSVFGAWAATIFHWFIYGLILLIALLLIIICVKKLFNKVVDVVLTMPLLANEVGVDEESEIDGQQSGEHSEIFSLDSVDREGSLYMNDFPDPFPIPDYISDSGEPNSKHEDLEG